Proteins encoded in a region of the Paenibacillus sp. E222 genome:
- a CDS encoding MerR family transcriptional regulator yields MKYFSISEASAQLNIPDSTLRFYEKKGLLPLIERDDAGRRLFSEVQMALLETLVCLKNTHMPISQIKQYMDWIIEGNCTLEDRLEMMQNHKQAVLDEILLMQESLKGIDFKITRYTRQIQERNEEKDT; encoded by the coding sequence ATGAAGTATTTTTCCATTAGCGAAGCATCAGCCCAATTGAATATTCCAGATTCAACGTTACGTTTTTATGAGAAAAAAGGACTTCTACCCTTGATTGAACGTGATGATGCTGGCAGGAGATTATTTTCAGAAGTTCAGATGGCCTTATTGGAAACCCTTGTTTGTTTAAAAAACACGCATATGCCCATTAGTCAGATTAAGCAATATATGGACTGGATCATCGAAGGGAACTGTACGCTCGAGGACAGGCTTGAAATGATGCAAAATCACAAGCAAGCAGTACTGGATGAAATTTTGTTGATGCAGGAATCCCTAAAGGGCATTGATTTTAAAATTACACGTTACACCCGTCAAATACAGGAAAGAAACGAAGAAAAAGATACCTAA
- a CDS encoding 5-methyltetrahydropteroyltriglutamate--homocysteine S-methyltransferase, which produces MSIQTKPKQRTVTPFRYDIVGSFLRPSALKEARAKYQNGEMTSGQLEEVENAEIVKLVQKQKEVGLQAVTDGEFRRSWWHLDFFWGLDGVDRTIIDQGYEFNGAKSRPETARLTGKVSFSSHPFVSHYAFLKGVAGDDVVARQSIPAAAQFLFELDRAENKESTEAIYPNREELLSDIAKAYKEAILALYDAGCRSVQIDDCTWGALCDQQFMAFMEQIGVNVADYANELAKLNEQVVSGLPEDLVVTTHVCRGNYVSTYAGVGGGYEPIAQTLLNIDNYSGYYLEFDTERAGDFKPLRFLKDNQQVVLGLFSSKFGELESKEDILKRIEEAKQYVDLDRICLSPQCGFASTEEGNHLTEEQQWQKLAFIKEIAEEIWK; this is translated from the coding sequence ATGAGCATTCAAACCAAACCTAAACAGCGGACCGTCACTCCATTTCGATATGATATTGTAGGCAGTTTCTTGCGCCCAAGCGCGTTGAAAGAGGCGAGAGCGAAATACCAAAACGGTGAAATGACTTCTGGGCAACTAGAGGAAGTAGAAAACGCTGAAATTGTGAAGCTCGTGCAAAAACAAAAAGAAGTTGGCCTTCAAGCTGTAACCGACGGGGAATTCCGTCGTTCTTGGTGGCATCTGGACTTCTTCTGGGGACTTGACGGTGTTGACCGGACCATCATTGATCAAGGTTACGAGTTTAACGGTGCCAAATCCAGACCCGAAACAGCACGTCTGACCGGCAAAGTAAGCTTCAGCAGCCATCCGTTCGTTTCGCATTATGCATTCTTAAAAGGTGTTGCTGGCGATGACGTCGTTGCGCGTCAATCCATTCCTGCTGCTGCACAGTTCCTGTTTGAATTGGACCGGGCAGAAAATAAGGAAAGTACGGAAGCCATCTACCCGAACCGGGAAGAGCTGCTTTCGGATATTGCCAAAGCGTACAAAGAGGCGATTCTGGCTTTGTATGACGCGGGCTGCCGCAGCGTTCAAATTGACGATTGCACGTGGGGTGCACTTTGCGACCAGCAGTTCATGGCATTCATGGAGCAGATTGGCGTTAATGTGGCCGATTATGCAAACGAACTTGCGAAATTGAACGAGCAAGTTGTATCCGGTTTGCCGGAGGACCTCGTAGTAACGACACATGTATGCCGTGGGAATTACGTATCAACATATGCAGGTGTTGGTGGAGGTTATGAGCCGATCGCACAAACGCTCCTGAACATTGACAACTACTCCGGCTACTATCTGGAGTTTGATACCGAACGGGCAGGCGATTTCAAGCCACTTCGTTTCCTGAAAGACAACCAACAGGTCGTGCTTGGTTTGTTCTCTTCCAAATTTGGTGAGCTTGAAAGCAAGGAAGATATTCTGAAGCGTATCGAAGAAGCGAAGCAATATGTTGATCTGGATCGGATTTGCCTGAGCCCGCAATGCGGATTCGCTTCCACGGAAGAAGGCAACCATCTGACAGAAGAGCAGCAATGGCAGAAGCTTGCTTTTATCAAAGAAATTGCTGAAGAGATCTGGAAATAA
- a CDS encoding HAMP domain-containing sensor histidine kinase: MKELYSQVNRKTYYISMLTLIALMLSGLILSTTELSGITVGYVIHFLCVAILAVCLLIYPKHETYIFRKIIILFAFAYFYTLFFLYPETWTTYILICLIPSLAILFFDLKLFYFSIILNGFLILLTFGYIILIDQGNIYSYLHHDILGNLINIIASQILLFLIFHLSFSRMKKQQLYHEQLQQSERLKMIAHLTAAVAHEIRNPVTVVRGFLQLYREDPAFDDPVKNKFKLMIDELNTVEQITSQFLTLSKPNRDQKPEKVDVNDALQSVTGLVRSYAMLSDNQMHIEAEEGCFIFINPIEFKQLLMNLIKNALEASNMGTPVTVIAKRNQHYIEIKIIDEGSGMSEDEVKSLGTPFYSLKSNGTGLGLMICFNIVEKYDGEIHYDSKKGVGTTVTIRFLATDGACFVECGQVADIKFK, encoded by the coding sequence ATGAAAGAATTGTACAGTCAGGTGAACCGAAAAACATATTATATTTCCATGTTAACGCTCATTGCTCTTATGTTATCTGGATTAATCCTATCGACTACAGAATTAAGCGGGATTACCGTGGGATATGTTATCCATTTTTTGTGTGTGGCTATTCTAGCGGTTTGTTTGTTGATCTACCCCAAGCATGAAACATATATTTTCAGAAAGATCATCATCCTGTTTGCCTTTGCTTATTTCTATACCCTGTTCTTCTTATATCCAGAGACCTGGACTACGTACATTCTCATTTGCCTGATTCCCTCACTGGCCATTCTGTTCTTTGATTTAAAATTGTTTTATTTTTCTATCATTCTGAATGGATTCTTAATTTTGCTCACGTTTGGCTACATCATCCTAATTGATCAAGGTAATATATATTCGTATTTACATCATGACATCCTAGGTAACCTCATTAATATTATAGCGAGTCAGATACTATTATTTCTTATTTTCCATTTATCCTTTAGTCGTATGAAAAAGCAGCAGCTTTATCATGAGCAATTACAACAATCGGAGCGCTTAAAGATGATAGCCCATTTGACGGCGGCTGTGGCGCATGAGATTAGAAATCCAGTCACCGTTGTTCGAGGTTTTTTGCAGTTATACAGAGAAGATCCTGCATTTGATGATCCAGTCAAAAACAAGTTCAAACTAATGATTGATGAATTAAATACTGTTGAACAAATTACCTCTCAGTTTCTAACCCTTTCCAAGCCTAATCGAGATCAGAAGCCAGAAAAGGTGGATGTGAACGATGCTCTTCAGAGCGTAACAGGGCTGGTCCGTTCCTATGCGATGTTATCTGATAATCAGATGCATATCGAGGCAGAGGAGGGTTGCTTCATTTTTATTAATCCAATTGAGTTTAAGCAGCTGCTGATGAATTTAATTAAAAACGCTTTGGAAGCCTCGAATATGGGTACTCCCGTCACGGTAATAGCCAAGAGAAATCAACATTATATCGAGATCAAAATTATTGATGAAGGAAGCGGAATGTCAGAGGATGAGGTGAAGTCGCTTGGGACGCCGTTTTATTCATTAAAAAGTAATGGCACCGGATTAGGATTAATGATCTGCTTTAACATTGTAGAAAAATATGACGGGGAAATTCACTATGACAGTAAGAAAGGTGTAGGAACAACCGTTACGATTCGCTTTTTGGCGACGGATGGGGCTTGTTTTGTTGAATGTGGTCAAGTGGCTGACATTAAATTCAAATAG
- a CDS encoding leucine-rich repeat domain-containing protein: protein MPSQFVKNMIVFCLVLLVLPATTMSAAPVIKDVALAKVIRTTLKISSKKEVKTSDLKKLKSLYAEDTKNKISNLQGLEHAVNLVDLIMPGHKIKNIASLSKLKKLEFLVLEGNQISDLSPLSGLSNLESLLISDNQIKNLTPLKNLHKLTSLLASGNQVADLSPLQKLNLEWIIMAGNKIQDLSPLKNHPTLEYLYVEDNLIQDIAVLETIPHLIEVSLAGNPLNEQAEQVIKKLEKKGVIVSLEDDDEAETK from the coding sequence ATGCCCTCTCAATTCGTAAAAAATATGATTGTATTTTGTTTGGTTCTCTTAGTATTACCGGCAACAACCATGTCGGCTGCACCTGTTATTAAAGATGTGGCTCTGGCAAAGGTTATTCGGACCACATTGAAGATATCATCTAAAAAAGAAGTGAAGACGAGCGATCTGAAGAAATTAAAATCGTTATATGCCGAGGATACCAAAAACAAGATTTCCAATTTGCAAGGGCTTGAACATGCCGTTAACCTGGTGGATCTAATTATGCCTGGGCATAAAATAAAAAATATTGCATCGCTCAGCAAGTTGAAAAAACTAGAGTTCTTAGTTCTTGAAGGGAATCAGATCTCAGATCTATCCCCACTCTCTGGGTTAAGTAATCTAGAAAGTCTATTGATTAGTGATAATCAAATTAAAAATCTAACGCCATTGAAAAATTTACATAAGTTGACCAGTTTGCTTGCCAGCGGCAACCAGGTAGCAGACCTAAGCCCTCTTCAGAAATTGAATCTAGAATGGATCATTATGGCTGGAAATAAAATTCAAGATTTAAGTCCGTTAAAGAACCATCCGACATTGGAGTATCTTTATGTGGAGGATAACCTCATTCAAGATATTGCAGTGCTCGAAACCATACCCCATTTAATAGAGGTATCGTTGGCCGGCAATCCGTTGAATGAACAGGCGGAGCAGGTTATAAAAAAACTGGAGAAGAAAGGTGTTATCGTGAGTTTGGAAGATGACGATGAAGCTGAAACGAAGTAG
- a CDS encoding GntR family transcriptional regulator, whose protein sequence is MKPKYQVIIDDIKSNILSGTYSVGEQIPTESALQDSYTVSRQTVRKAILELSNEGFLRSEKGSGTYVSNLYRSRTGGNTMKKTIGVITTYISDYIFPSIIRGIEGRLNEDNYSLLLASTNNDVAQEKKALEMMLSYGVDGLIVEPTKSNLYNPNIAYYLSFKEQDVPFTMINAFYEELEVPFFCLDDVQSSYLATRELIAKGHSQIGIIAKMDDLQGKYRMKGYIKALGEAKLRFHPEQVLSFDTASKPDLSTNLEVFLEDNRDALTSLVCYNDEVGLEVVHACRKLGISIPDELSIIGQDNSYIAKNANIKLTTLTHPQEQMGRDAADWVIKKLQGKKDLPTNTYYQPVLVEGETVKEIELE, encoded by the coding sequence GTGAAGCCAAAGTATCAGGTCATCATTGACGATATCAAAAGCAATATCCTATCCGGAACCTATAGCGTAGGCGAACAAATCCCTACCGAATCCGCATTGCAGGATAGCTACACTGTGAGCCGCCAGACGGTGCGGAAGGCTATTTTGGAGCTATCGAACGAAGGATTTTTGAGAAGTGAGAAAGGTTCCGGCACCTATGTAAGCAATCTGTATCGATCCAGAACCGGCGGGAACACGATGAAAAAAACAATCGGCGTTATCACGACGTACATCTCCGATTACATCTTCCCTTCCATTATCCGCGGCATTGAAGGCCGGTTGAATGAAGATAATTATTCGTTGCTGTTAGCCAGCACCAATAACGATGTCGCACAAGAGAAAAAGGCGCTCGAAATGATGCTGTCCTACGGTGTGGATGGTCTGATCGTCGAACCGACCAAAAGTAATCTCTACAATCCCAATATTGCATACTACCTGTCGTTCAAGGAGCAGGATGTGCCGTTTACGATGATCAATGCCTTTTATGAAGAGCTGGAGGTGCCTTTCTTCTGTCTGGATGACGTACAGTCCAGCTATCTCGCTACCCGTGAACTGATCGCCAAAGGACATAGCCAGATCGGCATTATCGCGAAAATGGATGATTTACAAGGGAAATACCGGATGAAGGGATATATCAAAGCTTTGGGCGAAGCCAAGCTGCGGTTTCATCCCGAGCAGGTGCTTTCGTTCGATACGGCATCGAAGCCGGACCTCTCCACCAATCTGGAGGTGTTCCTGGAGGATAACAGAGATGCGCTGACATCCCTTGTCTGTTACAACGATGAGGTGGGGTTGGAGGTCGTACATGCATGTAGAAAGTTGGGCATTTCCATTCCAGACGAGTTATCCATTATCGGTCAGGACAATTCGTACATCGCCAAGAACGCGAACATCAAACTCACGACGTTAACTCATCCCCAAGAGCAAATGGGCCGTGATGCAGCAGATTGGGTCATCAAGAAACTGCAAGGCAAAAAGGATCTGCCCACCAACACCTACTACCAGCCTGTGCTGGTTGAGGGCGAGACCGTAAAAGAGATTGAGTTGGAATAG
- a CDS encoding xylulokinase, translating to MSHVDMKEAITKGATSLGIEFGSTRIKTVLIDERFETIASGSYEWENLLKDGYWTYNQEDIITGLQTAYREMKQDVERKYGITLQKVGSIGFSAMMHGYIALDSAGELLVPFRTWRNATTGKAARELTDLLQFNIPERWSIAHLYQAILNEEAHVPRIDHLTTLAGYIHLLLTGNKAIGIGDASGIFPIDESTHNYHPSMIKQFDKLIASKGYPWKVEDLLPKVYLAGEKAGELTEAGAKLLDPSNDLQSGIPLCPPEGDAGTGMVATNSVKKRTGNISVGTSVFAMIVLEKELSKVYPEIDMVTTPDGSPVGMVHANNCSSDINAWVGLFREFSQAMGYEVDSGKLFSVLFNKALEADPDGGGLLSYGYYSGENITGLEKGRPLFVRSPESNFNLANFMRTHLFSAFGALKLGMDILTEEEDVAIDSILAHGGLFKTPVVGQRIVAAAMNVPVSVMSTAGEGGAWGMALLASYMINKDQEESLDVFLEQKVFNDVEGVEVAPDASDVKGFEAFIERYRSGLAIEHAAVNHLVENGRE from the coding sequence ATGAGTCATGTGGATATGAAAGAAGCAATTACCAAGGGAGCCACTTCACTAGGCATAGAATTTGGATCGACGCGGATTAAAACGGTGTTGATAGACGAACGTTTTGAGACCATCGCGTCGGGCAGTTATGAATGGGAGAACCTCCTGAAAGACGGATATTGGACGTACAACCAAGAGGATATTATTACAGGTCTTCAGACAGCGTATCGTGAAATGAAGCAAGACGTAGAGCGGAAATACGGGATCACGCTGCAAAAGGTAGGTTCTATCGGATTCTCCGCCATGATGCATGGATATATCGCATTGGATAGCGCGGGAGAACTGCTGGTACCTTTCCGGACGTGGCGTAACGCGACTACTGGGAAGGCTGCGAGAGAACTGACGGATCTTCTACAGTTCAATATCCCGGAACGCTGGAGCATCGCTCATTTGTACCAAGCGATCTTGAACGAAGAGGCGCATGTGCCTCGCATTGATCATCTGACAACTTTGGCCGGGTACATACACTTGCTGCTGACGGGCAATAAAGCCATCGGTATCGGCGATGCTTCGGGCATTTTCCCAATCGACGAGTCTACGCATAATTATCACCCGTCCATGATCAAGCAGTTCGATAAACTGATTGCAAGTAAAGGTTATCCGTGGAAGGTCGAGGACCTTCTTCCCAAGGTATATCTCGCTGGTGAGAAGGCTGGTGAGTTGACGGAAGCGGGAGCCAAGCTGCTCGACCCTTCGAATGATTTGCAGTCAGGCATTCCGCTCTGTCCGCCAGAGGGCGATGCCGGAACGGGTATGGTGGCAACGAATAGCGTGAAGAAACGTACGGGGAACATCTCGGTCGGCACCTCGGTATTTGCCATGATCGTACTGGAGAAGGAACTATCCAAAGTGTATCCGGAGATCGATATGGTCACCACACCGGATGGAAGCCCAGTAGGGATGGTGCATGCCAACAACTGTTCCAGTGATATCAACGCATGGGTGGGACTGTTCCGTGAGTTTTCTCAAGCGATGGGATATGAAGTGGATAGCGGAAAGTTGTTCAGCGTGTTGTTCAATAAGGCTTTGGAGGCAGACCCTGATGGTGGCGGCTTGCTCAGCTACGGTTACTACTCAGGTGAGAATATTACGGGACTTGAGAAAGGCCGTCCATTGTTCGTCCGCTCCCCGGAAAGCAACTTCAATCTGGCGAACTTCATGCGGACACATCTGTTCAGTGCATTCGGTGCACTTAAGCTGGGTATGGACATCCTGACGGAGGAAGAGGATGTAGCCATTGATAGCATTTTGGCTCACGGTGGCCTGTTCAAGACCCCTGTTGTCGGACAACGGATTGTAGCTGCTGCGATGAACGTACCGGTCTCGGTCATGTCTACCGCTGGTGAAGGCGGCGCATGGGGCATGGCACTTCTGGCTTCGTACATGATCAACAAGGATCAAGAGGAGAGCTTGGATGTGTTCCTGGAGCAGAAGGTCTTTAACGATGTTGAGGGAGTCGAAGTGGCGCCGGATGCATCGGATGTGAAAGGGTTTGAAGCATTTATCGAACGCTACCGGAGTGGACTTGCGATTGAGCATGCAGCTGTAAACCATCTGGTAGAGAACGGGAGGGAATAA
- a CDS encoding L-ribulose-5-phosphate 4-epimerase produces the protein MLEQLKEEVFQANLELPKHGLVKFTWGNVSAIDRESGLFVIKPSGVSYDTMKASDMVVVDLDGNVVEGEMRPSSDTATHAVLYKHYSEIGGIVHTHSTWATIWAQAGLDVPVMGTTHADTFYGAVPCARFLNQDEVDRGYEAETGRVIIETFEQRGIDVMAVPAVLLHGHAPFTWGKDAKSAVVNSVVLEEVCKMNLYARQLNNFAKELPQGILDKHYLRKHGKDAYYGQK, from the coding sequence ATGTTAGAACAACTGAAAGAAGAGGTATTCCAGGCAAATCTGGAACTGCCCAAGCACGGACTTGTAAAATTCACTTGGGGTAACGTCAGCGCAATCGATCGGGAAAGTGGTCTGTTCGTGATCAAACCAAGTGGCGTCAGCTACGATACGATGAAAGCAAGCGACATGGTTGTAGTTGATCTGGACGGTAACGTGGTGGAGGGTGAGATGAGACCTTCCTCGGACACTGCAACACATGCCGTACTATATAAGCATTACTCGGAGATTGGTGGCATCGTGCACACACACTCCACGTGGGCGACGATCTGGGCGCAAGCCGGACTGGACGTACCTGTAATGGGAACAACCCATGCGGACACGTTCTATGGAGCGGTGCCTTGTGCACGTTTCCTGAACCAGGACGAGGTGGATCGCGGATATGAAGCGGAGACGGGTCGAGTCATTATTGAAACGTTTGAACAGCGTGGGATTGATGTTATGGCGGTTCCGGCAGTGTTGCTCCATGGGCACGCACCGTTTACGTGGGGGAAAGATGCCAAGTCTGCGGTGGTGAACAGCGTCGTGCTGGAGGAAGTGTGCAAAATGAACCTGTACGCGCGCCAATTGAATAACTTCGCGAAGGAACTGCCGCAAGGCATTTTGGATAAACACTATCTGCGTAAACACGGCAAAGACGCGTATTACGGACAGAAATGA
- the araA gene encoding L-arabinose isomerase — protein sequence MSAAKEFWFVVGSQHLYGEEALGEVKANAQKITDALNASGVLPYPLVLQDLAVSADKITSIMKEVNYRDEVAGVITWMHTFSPAKMWIRGTKLLQKPLLHLATQFNESIPWATIDMDFMNLNQAAHGDREYGFINARLRKQNKIVVGYWERPEVQQQVADWMDVAVAYNESFNIKVARFGDNMRNVGVTEGDKVEAQIQFGWTVDYFGIGDLVQYVNAVTEQEIDDLIAQYADLYEFDYGTNSKEAWEASVRVQASYEIAIKRFLDEGGYSAFTTNFEDLHGMKQLPGLAVQRLMAQGYGFAGEGDWKTAALDRLLKIMAHNENTGFMEDYTYEMAAGQEAILQSHMLEVDPTLASTKPRIIVSPLGIGDREDPARLVFDGKAGEGVVVSMADFGTHYKLLINEVSAFEPTVPAPNLPVARVLWSVKPNFQDGVKAWIENGGGHHTVVSLNLTTDQIVTYAKLVNLEYVVIK from the coding sequence ATGTCAGCAGCAAAAGAATTCTGGTTTGTGGTCGGTTCACAGCACTTGTACGGGGAAGAAGCACTGGGCGAAGTAAAAGCTAACGCACAGAAAATCACGGATGCCCTTAATGCAAGCGGCGTTCTGCCGTACCCGCTCGTATTGCAGGATTTGGCGGTAAGCGCAGATAAAATCACGAGCATCATGAAAGAAGTGAACTACCGCGACGAAGTGGCGGGTGTAATCACCTGGATGCATACATTCTCCCCGGCAAAAATGTGGATTCGGGGTACAAAATTGCTGCAAAAACCATTGCTGCACTTGGCAACCCAATTCAATGAAAGCATTCCGTGGGCAACCATCGATATGGACTTCATGAACCTGAACCAAGCGGCTCACGGTGACCGCGAATATGGCTTCATCAATGCACGCCTGAGAAAACAAAACAAAATCGTCGTTGGTTACTGGGAGCGTCCAGAAGTGCAGCAGCAGGTTGCGGATTGGATGGACGTAGCGGTAGCCTACAACGAAAGCTTCAACATCAAGGTTGCGCGTTTTGGCGACAACATGCGCAACGTGGGTGTAACCGAAGGTGATAAAGTAGAGGCACAGATCCAATTCGGATGGACCGTTGATTACTTCGGCATTGGCGACCTCGTGCAGTACGTGAATGCCGTAACGGAGCAAGAAATCGATGATTTGATCGCTCAGTATGCAGACCTGTATGAATTCGATTATGGCACAAACAGCAAGGAAGCTTGGGAAGCCAGCGTACGTGTGCAAGCAAGTTATGAGATTGCGATCAAACGTTTCCTGGACGAAGGTGGGTACAGTGCCTTCACTACCAACTTCGAAGATCTGCATGGCATGAAGCAGCTTCCGGGTCTGGCTGTACAACGCCTGATGGCTCAAGGGTACGGATTTGCCGGTGAGGGTGACTGGAAAACGGCTGCGCTGGATCGCTTGCTGAAAATCATGGCCCATAACGAGAACACGGGCTTCATGGAAGATTACACCTACGAGATGGCTGCTGGACAGGAAGCAATCCTGCAATCCCACATGCTTGAAGTAGATCCAACACTGGCTAGCACGAAACCAAGAATCATCGTGTCCCCACTGGGCATTGGCGATCGCGAAGATCCGGCGCGTCTTGTATTCGATGGCAAAGCAGGCGAAGGTGTTGTGGTATCCATGGCAGACTTCGGTACCCACTATAAACTGCTGATCAACGAAGTATCCGCATTTGAGCCAACCGTTCCAGCACCTAACCTGCCGGTAGCACGTGTTCTGTGGAGCGTGAAGCCTAACTTCCAAGATGGAGTGAAAGCATGGATCGAAAATGGTGGTGGTCACCATACGGTTGTATCCTTGAACCTGACTACGGATCAAATCGTAACCTATGCGAAATTGGTGAACCTGGAGTATGTTGTGATTAAATAG